One genomic window of Desmospora activa DSM 45169 includes the following:
- a CDS encoding peptide ABC transporter substrate-binding protein has protein sequence MEMKQIGLWAMVLLLAGIGSLSGCSSNVGGNSGVLQLTVDADPPTLDSAFALDGNSYNLLNNVMEGLMRLNKDNEPEPAIAEKMPEVSDNGRVYTFRIREDAQWSDGQPVRAQDFEYAWKRILHPETGSPVAFNLFSLENATAYMQGQVEAEEVGVTALDERTLKVTLVEETPHFLQMIATSPFLPVRQDQVEQSKGKFGSEADQMVYNGPFTLTEWQHEQSLTLKKNDHYWDEQVVQLGEVQIQVVKDATEALGMYTSDDVDVVPLNAVTFAAFKSSPELVTHQRGALLMIMFNSEEAPFDNKNIRKAFHLAIDRERMVQEVLKNGSRPAVGMVPPVIHDHKGESFRDQAEDKIKFAPDEAKKLLKKGLKEEKIKKLPDIVISVTDDDRRNLALFLQQEWKQHLGAKVQISPQPVAQKMDRDAAGQFQMSIVRWIGLYDDPMSFLEIGTTDNPVNFGRWSNQQFDLTLQKAKGNPDSAWRETDLIEAEKVVTEEAGVAPLYYESQAFIQKPHVKNLFRHPIGPELSLKWATIEK, from the coding sequence ATGGAGATGAAACAGATCGGCTTATGGGCAATGGTATTGTTGTTGGCGGGGATCGGGAGTTTATCCGGTTGCAGTTCTAATGTCGGCGGTAACAGCGGTGTACTTCAACTTACGGTAGATGCGGATCCGCCTACATTGGACAGTGCTTTTGCCTTGGATGGGAACTCTTATAACCTGCTGAATAATGTGATGGAAGGGTTGATGCGGCTGAATAAAGACAATGAACCGGAGCCGGCAATTGCGGAAAAAATGCCTGAGGTCAGCGACAATGGGCGGGTCTACACTTTTCGTATCCGGGAAGATGCCCAGTGGAGTGACGGCCAGCCGGTGCGGGCGCAAGATTTTGAATACGCATGGAAACGGATCTTACATCCAGAGACCGGCTCTCCTGTTGCCTTTAACCTCTTTTCACTCGAAAACGCCACCGCTTATATGCAGGGACAAGTGGAAGCGGAGGAAGTAGGGGTGACAGCGCTAGATGAAAGGACATTGAAAGTAACCCTGGTGGAGGAGACGCCTCACTTTTTGCAAATGATCGCAACAAGCCCCTTTTTACCTGTGCGACAGGATCAGGTTGAACAATCCAAAGGGAAGTTTGGTTCAGAAGCGGATCAGATGGTGTATAACGGCCCCTTTACCCTTACAGAATGGCAGCACGAACAATCCCTTACCTTGAAAAAAAACGATCATTATTGGGATGAGCAGGTGGTTCAGTTGGGGGAAGTTCAGATTCAGGTGGTAAAAGATGCAACAGAAGCACTGGGAATGTACACCTCTGATGATGTGGACGTGGTCCCTCTCAATGCTGTTACCTTTGCAGCCTTTAAGAGCAGCCCGGAATTGGTAACCCATCAACGGGGAGCGTTGCTGATGATTATGTTTAACAGCGAGGAAGCTCCCTTTGATAATAAAAACATCCGTAAAGCGTTTCATCTGGCGATTGATCGAGAACGAATGGTACAAGAGGTATTAAAAAACGGTTCTCGTCCCGCCGTCGGTATGGTACCTCCGGTCATCCATGATCATAAAGGGGAGTCTTTTCGGGATCAAGCGGAGGATAAAATAAAATTTGCCCCTGATGAAGCCAAGAAGTTATTGAAAAAAGGATTAAAAGAGGAAAAGATTAAAAAATTACCGGATATCGTGATCAGTGTCACAGATGATGACCGGCGTAACCTGGCCCTCTTTCTACAACAGGAGTGGAAGCAACATCTAGGGGCGAAGGTACAGATCAGTCCCCAACCGGTGGCACAAAAAATGGATAGAGATGCGGCGGGTCAATTTCAGATGTCGATTGTGCGCTGGATCGGTCTATACGATGATCCCATGTCTTTTCTTGAGATCGGCACCACGGATAATCCCGTCAATTTTGGCCGTTGGAGCAATCAGCAGTTTGACTTAACCTTACAGAAGGCCAAAGGAAATCCTGATTCTGCGTGGCGGGAAACGGATTTAATCGAGGCGGAAAAAGTGGTAACGGAAGAAGCCGGTGTGGCCCCGCTCTACTATGAATCTCAAGCATTTATTCAAAAACCACATGTCAAAAATCTGTTTCGCCATCCCATCGGTCCTGAGCTTTCTCTTAAATGGGCCACAATCGAAAAATGA